The following coding sequences lie in one Candidatus Margulisiibacteriota bacterium genomic window:
- the rlmB gene encoding 23S rRNA (guanosine(2251)-2'-O)-methyltransferase RlmB — protein MFNYHSLDDVIQLAEQRGEPPFLLVLDGIEDPHNFGAILRTAEAAGVHAVIIRKARQVPVTHTVVKTSTGAAEVVPVVRVPNIAEAVRQLQDELIPVFAVEIDGKALYNTRDYSGPVAFVIGSEGNGVSRLVKERCSEVVRLPMRGRINSLNASVATGIVLYEVLRQRGGE, from the coding sequence ATGTTTAATTACCATTCGTTAGACGACGTTATCCAACTGGCTGAGCAACGCGGCGAACCCCCTTTTCTCCTGGTCCTTGACGGGATCGAGGATCCCCACAACTTTGGCGCTATCCTGCGCACCGCCGAAGCGGCTGGAGTTCACGCCGTCATTATCCGTAAGGCGCGGCAGGTCCCGGTCACTCATACCGTCGTTAAAACCTCTACCGGAGCGGCCGAAGTCGTTCCCGTCGTTCGCGTCCCCAACATTGCCGAAGCTGTCCGCCAGCTTCAGGACGAGCTGATTCCGGTTTTTGCTGTTGAAATAGACGGAAAGGCATTATATAATACCCGTGACTACAGCGGGCCGGTTGCTTTTGTCATCGGCAGCGAAGGGAACGGGGTTTCCCGGTTGGTCAAAGAGCGCTGCTCAGAAGTTGTCCGGCTCCCTATGCGAGGAAGAATTAATTCCCTCAACGCGTCGGTCGCCACAGGCATTGTCCTGTACGAAGTTCTTCGGCAACGAGGAGGTGAATAG